A genomic window from Qipengyuania oceanensis includes:
- the ftsH gene encoding ATP-dependent zinc metalloprotease FtsH, whose protein sequence is MSDQHNPQDPEGNGPNPWVKSLMIWGGIFLALLVVVSAFGNTGQTAGTQIGYSDFRDRVAEGSVKEVQIAPDRITGTLKNDEAFTTIPVGSDTQLTKLLDDNGVEYSGQTPEEPNLLFYILVQSLPFILILGIAFFALRQVQKGGGGGAMGFGKSKAKLLTERQGKVTFDDVAGIDEAREELEEIVEFLKDPQRFSKLGGQIPKGALLVGSPGTGKTLLARAIAGEAGVPFFTISGSDFVEMFVGVGASRVRDMFEQAKKNAPCIVFIDEIDAVGRHRGHGLGNSNDEREQTLNQLLVEMDGFEANEGIIIIAATNRPDVLDPALLRPGRFDRQVVVPVPDIDGREKILAVHMKKVPLAPDVNPRTIARGTPGFSGADLANLVNEAALLAARRKKRLVAMQEFEDAKDKVMMGSERRSMVMTDDEKKMTAYHEAGHALVSLNEPASDPIHKATIIPRGRALGMVMRLPERDNYSYHRDKMHADLAVSMGGRVAEEIIFGHDKVSSGASSDIQYATKLARNMVTKWGMSDKLGPLQYEESQEGYLGMGQTARTMGSAETNKLIDAEIRELVEGAHKRATEVLTEKEDQLHLLAQAMLEYETLTGDEIIELLDNGKIDRPDQPRGPVKVQPIGGSSVPKAGRKYGTDGDAAPQGA, encoded by the coding sequence ATGAGCGACCAGCACAACCCGCAGGATCCGGAAGGAAACGGGCCGAATCCCTGGGTGAAAAGCCTGATGATCTGGGGCGGGATCTTTCTCGCGCTCCTGGTCGTGGTCTCCGCTTTCGGTAACACCGGGCAGACTGCCGGTACCCAGATCGGCTATTCGGACTTCCGCGATCGCGTGGCCGAAGGGTCGGTCAAGGAAGTGCAGATCGCGCCCGACCGGATCACCGGCACGCTCAAGAACGACGAGGCTTTCACCACCATTCCGGTCGGCAGCGATACGCAGCTGACAAAGCTGCTCGACGACAACGGCGTGGAATATTCGGGCCAGACGCCCGAAGAGCCCAACCTGCTGTTCTACATTCTCGTCCAGTCGCTCCCGTTCATCCTCATCCTCGGCATCGCCTTCTTCGCGCTGCGCCAGGTGCAAAAGGGCGGCGGCGGCGGCGCTATGGGCTTCGGCAAGTCCAAGGCCAAGCTGCTGACCGAGCGTCAGGGCAAGGTGACGTTCGACGATGTCGCCGGCATCGACGAAGCGCGCGAGGAGCTGGAGGAGATCGTCGAGTTCCTCAAGGACCCGCAGCGCTTCTCCAAGCTTGGCGGCCAGATTCCCAAGGGCGCGCTGCTGGTTGGCTCGCCGGGTACCGGCAAGACGCTGCTCGCCCGCGCGATCGCGGGTGAGGCAGGTGTGCCCTTCTTCACCATTTCGGGTTCCGACTTCGTCGAGATGTTCGTCGGCGTGGGTGCAAGCCGCGTGCGCGACATGTTCGAACAGGCGAAGAAGAATGCGCCCTGCATCGTCTTCATCGACGAAATCGACGCGGTCGGTCGCCATCGCGGCCACGGCCTCGGCAATTCGAACGACGAGCGCGAGCAGACGCTCAACCAGCTGCTGGTCGAGATGGACGGGTTCGAGGCGAACGAAGGCATCATCATCATCGCCGCGACCAACCGGCCCGACGTGCTCGACCCGGCGCTGCTGCGTCCCGGCCGCTTCGACCGCCAGGTGGTCGTACCCGTCCCAGACATCGACGGGCGCGAGAAGATCCTCGCGGTGCACATGAAGAAGGTGCCGCTGGCGCCCGATGTCAATCCGCGCACGATCGCGCGTGGCACACCCGGTTTCTCCGGCGCGGATCTCGCCAACCTCGTCAACGAGGCGGCGCTGCTCGCCGCCCGCCGCAAGAAGCGCCTCGTCGCCATGCAGGAGTTCGAGGACGCGAAGGACAAGGTCATGATGGGCAGCGAACGCCGCTCTATGGTCATGACCGACGACGAGAAGAAGATGACCGCCTATCACGAGGCCGGCCACGCGCTGGTCAGTCTCAACGAGCCGGCATCGGACCCGATCCACAAGGCGACCATCATCCCGCGCGGACGTGCGCTGGGCATGGTGATGCGCCTGCCGGAGCGGGACAATTACTCGTACCACCGCGACAAGATGCATGCCGACCTCGCCGTCAGCATGGGTGGCCGCGTGGCGGAAGAAATCATCTTCGGTCATGACAAGGTGTCGAGCGGTGCCTCGTCGGATATCCAGTACGCGACCAAGCTGGCGCGCAACATGGTCACCAAGTGGGGCATGTCCGACAAGCTCGGTCCGCTCCAGTACGAGGAAAGCCAGGAAGGCTATCTCGGCATGGGCCAGACGGCGCGCACGATGGGATCGGCCGAGACCAACAAGCTGATCGATGCCGAAATCAGGGAATTGGTCGAAGGCGCGCACAAGCGCGCGACCGAAGTCCTGACCGAGAAGGAAGACCAGCTCCACCTTCTCGCCCAGGCCATGCTCGAGTACGAAACGCTGACCGGCGACGAGATCATCGAGCTGCTCGACAATGGCAAGATCGATCGCCCCGATCAGCCGCGTGGGCCGGTCAAGGTGCAGCCGATCGGCGGCAGCTCGGTCCCCAAGGCAGGCCGCAAGTACGGAACCGACGGCGACGCGGCACCACAGGGCGCGTGA
- a CDS encoding peptidyl-prolyl cis-trans isomerase codes for MHRPSWTREPLVHFLFGGALLFAFFAWRGEEADPASRTIAVGRAEQAALAQRFEATMRRPPTDAELDTLVDQYVREEVLYREALRLGLDRDDAVVRRRLAQKMDEIAGARAETAPLDDAVLRKWLATHPERFASDTAFTFDQLWFENRDDADTALAKLRAGADWEKLGQTIDLPRTVEARPARDVASRYGTEFLAALRSGKADGRWSGPIRSGFGWHLVRLEEAAIGAVPSFEDLRADVENDWRSSTISQRREDAYRVLRDGYTVTVAE; via the coding sequence GTGCACCGACCGTCCTGGACGCGCGAGCCGCTGGTCCATTTCCTTTTCGGCGGGGCTCTCCTGTTCGCTTTCTTCGCCTGGCGGGGAGAGGAAGCCGATCCCGCCAGCCGGACCATCGCGGTTGGGCGCGCGGAGCAGGCGGCACTCGCTCAGCGCTTCGAAGCGACCATGCGTCGACCGCCGACCGATGCCGAACTCGACACGCTCGTCGATCAATATGTCCGCGAGGAAGTGCTGTATCGCGAAGCCCTCCGGCTCGGGCTCGACCGCGATGACGCAGTGGTCCGCCGCAGGCTGGCGCAGAAGATGGACGAGATAGCCGGTGCGCGCGCCGAGACCGCCCCGCTCGACGATGCCGTGCTGCGAAAATGGCTCGCAACGCATCCCGAACGGTTCGCCAGCGATACCGCCTTCACCTTCGACCAGCTGTGGTTCGAAAACCGTGACGATGCCGACACGGCGCTCGCCAAATTGCGCGCCGGCGCGGACTGGGAAAAGCTCGGACAGACGATCGACCTGCCGCGTACGGTAGAGGCGCGGCCCGCCCGCGATGTCGCCAGTCGGTACGGAACCGAATTCCTCGCCGCGCTGCGCTCCGGCAAAGCCGATGGACGATGGTCGGGCCCGATCCGCTCGGGCTTCGGCTGGCACCTGGTCAGGCTGGAAGAGGCGGCAATCGGCGCGGTCCCTTCCTTCGAGGATCTCCGTGCGGACGTCGAGAACGACTGGCGATCCTCGACCATCTCGCAGCGGCGCGAGGATGCCTATCGCGTCCTGCGCGACGGATACACGGTCACGGTGGCCGAGTGA
- a CDS encoding HupE/UreJ family protein, translated as MRVLLALLVLLALAQPAAADELRPSSIELSEQAQGRWHLGWKRNLGQPSTGQPETPAYPRNCRPVGEPVERRVAALSVVGNLELRCSGSLAGQRIGWPGLVGEDALVRIVPLDGGAQTHLLTPTAPMAAITGEPGRWQVARSYFELGVIHILEGWDHLLFVIALVLLVVRGWQVVKAATAFTLAHSLTLTAVTFGFFGLPARPVEAAIALSIVFLAVELARGDRTSLTRRWPWAVAFAFGLLHGFGFAGALRDIGLPQGEVPAALVAFNLGVEAGQVLVILAVIVLRLTTRRLVPWVEAPALRTATYAIGIIASFWLIERLIA; from the coding sequence GTGAGAGTGCTTCTCGCGCTGCTCGTCTTGCTCGCGCTCGCACAGCCCGCCGCTGCGGACGAATTGCGCCCCTCCTCGATCGAGTTGAGCGAACAGGCACAAGGGCGCTGGCACCTCGGCTGGAAACGCAATCTCGGCCAACCATCCACCGGGCAGCCGGAGACGCCCGCCTACCCGCGGAACTGCCGACCGGTCGGCGAACCGGTCGAGCGGCGCGTTGCCGCGCTGAGCGTGGTCGGCAATCTCGAACTGCGGTGCAGCGGTTCGCTTGCGGGACAGCGGATCGGCTGGCCGGGCCTGGTCGGCGAGGATGCGCTCGTGCGGATCGTGCCGCTCGACGGCGGCGCGCAGACCCATCTGCTCACGCCGACCGCGCCGATGGCCGCGATCACCGGCGAGCCCGGCCGCTGGCAGGTCGCGCGCAGCTATTTCGAACTCGGCGTGATCCACATCCTCGAAGGGTGGGATCACCTGCTGTTCGTCATCGCACTGGTGCTGCTGGTCGTGCGCGGATGGCAGGTAGTCAAGGCGGCAACCGCTTTCACCCTGGCCCACTCGCTGACGCTGACGGCAGTCACCTTCGGCTTCTTCGGTCTGCCGGCACGCCCGGTCGAAGCCGCGATCGCCCTCTCGATCGTGTTCCTCGCGGTCGAACTCGCCAGGGGTGACCGCACCAGCCTGACCCGCCGCTGGCCCTGGGCGGTTGCCTTCGCTTTCGGCCTCCTCCACGGCTTCGGTTTTGCCGGGGCGCTGCGCGACATCGGCCTGCCGCAGGGGGAGGTTCCGGCTGCGCTGGTCGCCTTCAATCTCGGGGTGGAAGCTGGCCAGGTGCTGGTCATCCTGGCGGTCATCGTCCTGCGGCTGACAACGCGCCGCCTGGTGCCCTGGGTCGAGGCACCGGCGCTTCGCACGGCGACCTATGCGATCGGCATCATCGCCAGCTTCTGGCTCATCGAGCGGCTGATCGCCTGA
- a CDS encoding DUF3072 domain-containing protein has translation MSAPRPTEHPKADPVSNAQKDPENWTTGDERMTGAQASYLKTLSEEAGEPDRYDPDLTKAEASQRIDALQDATGRGT, from the coding sequence ATGAGTGCACCCCGGCCTACCGAACATCCCAAGGCAGACCCCGTGTCGAACGCGCAGAAGGACCCCGAGAACTGGACCACCGGTGACGAGCGCATGACCGGCGCACAGGCGAGTTACCTGAAGACCTTGAGCGAGGAAGCGGGCGAGCCCGATCGCTACGATCCGGATCTGACCAAGGCCGAAGCATCGCAGCGGATCGACGCCTTGCAGGACGCAACCGGCCGCGGAACCTGA
- the rpoZ gene encoding DNA-directed RNA polymerase subunit omega, translating into MARVTVEDCVDKVPNRFDLVLLSAQRAREISGGAELTVDRDRDKNPVVALREIAEQTMRPKDLHEAVVTNLQKILPDDEDEADEVGSLSQSAEALRITAAAPTRSTSIGSDYDPG; encoded by the coding sequence ATGGCGCGCGTTACAGTTGAAGATTGCGTCGACAAGGTTCCGAACCGGTTCGACCTGGTGCTGCTTTCGGCGCAGCGCGCACGCGAGATTTCCGGCGGCGCGGAACTGACCGTCGATCGCGATCGCGACAAGAACCCGGTCGTCGCCCTGCGCGAAATCGCCGAACAGACAATGCGTCCCAAGGACCTGCACGAAGCGGTCGTGACCAATCTGCAGAAGATCCTGCCTGACGACGAGGACGAGGCCGATGAAGTCGGCTCGCTCAGCCAGTCGGCCGAAGCGCTGCGGATCACTGCGGCTGCCCCGACCCGTTCGACCTCGATCGGCTCCGATTACGATCCGGGCTGA
- a CDS encoding DUF3667 domain-containing protein, with amino-acid sequence MSDIFDGLGTAAEGGLFARAFEPDSGAKSPHPHQPENCLNCGAPLSGAYCSACGQQGHVHRTIGGFMHDLMHGALHFEGKFWHTLPMLVFKPGQLTRRYIEGQRARFVSPMALFLFGVFLMFAVFQMVGLTAPTEFGNGPATARVQAETALAQEKEKLAELDAAEVETGRREEIETRIAGLERALQLIDTGENFSFQTADGKRVYQEVNLTGIDAIDRGVVKKWRANPGLMLYKMQANFYKFSWLLIPLSIPFVWLLFAWKRRFRAYDHAIFVTYSLSFMTLLFVVLSLFTLLPSLGWLAMTAMVFIPPFHLYKQLRYGYDLSRFSAFWRLMVLSLFIWVILLLFLQVLLLLGAY; translated from the coding sequence GTGAGCGATATTTTCGACGGGCTGGGCACCGCCGCGGAAGGGGGCCTGTTCGCGCGTGCGTTCGAGCCCGATTCCGGGGCCAAGTCGCCGCACCCGCACCAGCCGGAAAACTGCCTCAATTGCGGCGCGCCGCTTTCGGGGGCGTATTGCTCGGCCTGCGGGCAGCAGGGCCATGTTCACCGGACGATCGGCGGCTTCATGCACGATCTGATGCACGGGGCGCTGCATTTCGAAGGCAAGTTCTGGCACACGCTCCCGATGCTGGTGTTCAAGCCGGGCCAGCTCACGCGCCGCTACATCGAAGGGCAGCGCGCGCGCTTCGTATCGCCGATGGCTCTGTTCCTCTTCGGTGTCTTCCTGATGTTCGCGGTATTCCAGATGGTCGGGCTGACCGCGCCGACCGAATTCGGCAACGGGCCGGCCACAGCACGGGTACAGGCCGAGACAGCACTGGCGCAAGAGAAGGAAAAGCTAGCCGAACTCGACGCCGCCGAGGTCGAGACCGGGCGACGCGAGGAGATCGAAACGCGGATCGCGGGCCTCGAGCGCGCACTCCAGCTGATCGACACGGGCGAGAATTTCTCTTTCCAGACGGCCGATGGCAAGCGGGTGTATCAGGAAGTCAATCTCACAGGAATCGATGCGATCGACCGTGGCGTGGTCAAGAAATGGCGCGCGAACCCGGGCCTCATGCTCTACAAGATGCAGGCCAACTTCTATAAATTCAGCTGGTTGCTGATACCGCTGTCGATACCCTTCGTCTGGCTGCTGTTCGCCTGGAAACGGCGTTTCAGGGCTTACGATCACGCGATTTTCGTGACCTATTCGCTCAGCTTCATGACCCTGTTGTTCGTGGTGCTATCGCTGTTCACGCTGCTGCCGTCGCTGGGCTGGCTGGCGATGACGGCGATGGTCTTCATCCCGCCGTTCCACCTCTACAAGCAGCTACGCTACGGTTACGACCTGTCGCGCTTCTCCGCTTTCTGGCGGCTGATGGTGCTTTCGCTGTTCATCTGGGTCATCCTGCTGCTGTTCCTGCAGGTGCTGCTGTTGCTCGGCGCCTACTGA
- a CDS encoding CaiB/BaiF CoA transferase family protein: MSETASNGPLTGLKVVEFQGIGPGPHVAMMLADMGAEVVRIEREGHQPMNTVVERARHRAAVDLKSADGQAFVRKALAHADVLIEGFRPGVMERLGLGPDETLAANPRLVYARMTGWGQDGPLAQAAGHDLNYIAITGALDAIGTKGELPIPPQNLVGDFGGGSMYCAMGILAALFERQTSGKGQVVDAAIVDGVTSLMSFFYGQPPSALRSTVRGTGLLGGAAHFYRCYECADGKEISVGAIEPQFYAELLQRADAPEELRQGQMDTGNWDDYTDKLAAMFKTRTQAEWCELLEGTDACFAPVVPLDAAKDHPHMKARNAYVEHDGRMHTAPAPRFDRTPNTIRSSTQDGEQVVESWSRG, from the coding sequence ATGTCCGAAACCGCTTCGAACGGTCCGCTGACCGGCCTCAAGGTCGTCGAATTCCAGGGCATCGGCCCGGGCCCGCACGTCGCGATGATGCTCGCCGATATGGGCGCCGAAGTCGTCCGGATCGAGCGCGAGGGCCACCAGCCGATGAACACCGTGGTCGAGCGCGCGCGACATCGGGCGGCGGTCGACCTGAAGTCTGCTGACGGGCAGGCGTTCGTCAGGAAAGCGCTCGCCCACGCGGACGTGCTGATCGAAGGCTTCCGCCCCGGGGTGATGGAGCGCCTGGGCCTCGGCCCGGACGAGACGCTCGCCGCCAATCCGCGCCTTGTCTACGCCCGCATGACCGGCTGGGGGCAGGACGGCCCGCTGGCGCAGGCTGCCGGACACGACCTCAACTATATCGCGATCACCGGCGCGCTCGACGCGATCGGCACGAAGGGCGAACTGCCGATCCCGCCGCAGAACCTCGTCGGCGACTTCGGCGGTGGTTCGATGTATTGCGCGATGGGCATTCTGGCGGCGCTGTTCGAACGGCAGACATCGGGCAAGGGACAGGTCGTGGATGCCGCGATCGTCGATGGCGTGACCAGCCTGATGAGCTTCTTCTACGGCCAGCCGCCTAGTGCCCTGCGCTCGACCGTGCGCGGCACCGGCCTGCTCGGCGGGGCGGCGCATTTCTACCGGTGCTACGAATGTGCCGACGGCAAGGAGATCAGCGTCGGCGCGATCGAACCGCAATTCTACGCCGAGCTGCTGCAGCGCGCCGATGCGCCCGAGGAATTGCGCCAGGGCCAGATGGATACCGGCAACTGGGACGATTACACGGACAAGCTCGCGGCGATGTTCAAGACCAGGACCCAGGCCGAATGGTGCGAACTGCTCGAAGGGACGGACGCCTGTTTCGCGCCGGTCGTGCCGCTCGATGCGGCAAAGGATCATCCGCACATGAAGGCGCGCAACGCCTATGTCGAACACGACGGCCGGATGCACACCGCTCCCGCGCCGCGTTTCGACCGGACGCCGAATACCATTCGATCGAGCACGCAGGACGGCGAGCAGGTCGTCGAAAGCTGGTCGCGCGGATAG
- a CDS encoding DUF3604 domain-containing protein encodes MRAFQRSVLLAAAVLTLAACGTGSDVDEAARGNGENTIALSEFPDRPYWGDTHLHTDNSIDAFGFGVRLGPEAALQFASGQEVTSSTGVKAKLDRPLDFLVISDHSDGLGTTRRLYDAPRIAVLAMGDDTVLRWYDMMHESPEQSQRAIGELIAAAANDDLPPALLSSPEEQAENTRSIWTAHLDMLDRYNKPGRFTALAGFEYTLMPDGNNLHRVVMFRDGKNATGQVLPYPGLNTKVEGLWDYMDSYEQATGGQALAIPHNSNLSNGLMFQLTMPDGGAMTAEYARRRAAREPVVEITQIKGDSETHPFLSPNDEFAEFGVKGWELGNLPLTRRTTNDMLAGNYVREALKRGISLEEKLGVNPYMFGVVGSTDSHTALATADEDNFFGKHTGNEPAVRDRALHGQNLGTNVGRFGWHYLAGGYAAAWARGNTRAEIFDAFKRREVYATTGPRIVLRVFAGYDFTDKDWDGDWVRSGYTRGVPMGGVLADDGRAPTFLISALKDPEGANLDRVQVVKGWVDAKGQLQERVYDVAWSDRKGRRAVDGKLAPVGDTVDRRTATYENSIGAATLKTAWTDPDYTVAQKAFYYVRVLEIPTPRWTLFDAVRFGIKLPPEAMADAVAQERAYSSPIWVKRVGSAADEA; translated from the coding sequence ATGCGCGCATTTCAACGGTCGGTGTTGCTGGCTGCAGCCGTTCTGACGCTGGCTGCCTGCGGGACAGGCAGCGATGTCGACGAGGCCGCGCGCGGCAATGGCGAGAACACCATCGCGCTCTCGGAGTTTCCCGATCGGCCCTATTGGGGCGACACGCATCTTCACACCGACAACTCGATCGACGCGTTCGGCTTCGGCGTACGACTGGGGCCGGAAGCCGCGCTGCAGTTCGCCAGCGGGCAGGAAGTGACCTCGAGCACCGGGGTTAAGGCAAAGCTCGACCGGCCGCTCGATTTCCTGGTCATCTCTGACCATTCCGACGGGCTCGGCACGACCCGCCGGCTTTACGATGCGCCGCGCATCGCGGTGCTGGCGATGGGCGACGACACGGTGCTGCGCTGGTACGACATGATGCACGAAAGCCCCGAGCAATCGCAGCGGGCCATCGGCGAGCTGATCGCGGCGGCGGCGAACGACGACCTGCCGCCAGCGCTGCTTTCGAGCCCCGAAGAGCAGGCCGAGAACACCCGCAGCATCTGGACCGCCCATCTCGATATGCTCGACCGCTACAACAAGCCGGGCCGTTTCACCGCGCTTGCCGGGTTCGAATACACGCTCATGCCGGACGGGAACAATCTGCACCGCGTCGTGATGTTCCGCGACGGAAAGAATGCGACCGGGCAGGTCCTCCCCTATCCCGGACTCAATACCAAGGTCGAAGGGCTGTGGGACTACATGGACAGCTACGAGCAGGCGACCGGCGGGCAGGCACTTGCCATCCCGCACAATTCGAACCTGTCCAACGGGCTCATGTTCCAGCTGACGATGCCCGACGGCGGCGCGATGACTGCCGAGTATGCGCGGCGCCGGGCGGCGCGCGAGCCGGTGGTCGAGATCACGCAGATCAAGGGCGACAGCGAAACCCACCCGTTCCTTTCGCCGAATGACGAGTTCGCCGAATTCGGCGTCAAGGGCTGGGAACTGGGCAACCTGCCCCTAACCCGCAGGACGACCAACGACATGCTGGCGGGCAATTACGTTCGCGAGGCGCTCAAGCGCGGCATCTCGCTGGAAGAGAAACTCGGCGTCAATCCGTACATGTTCGGCGTCGTGGGATCGACCGACAGCCACACCGCGCTCGCCACGGCGGACGAGGACAACTTCTTCGGCAAGCACACCGGCAACGAACCGGCGGTCAGGGACCGGGCGCTGCATGGTCAGAACCTGGGCACCAATGTCGGCCGCTTCGGCTGGCATTACCTCGCAGGTGGCTATGCCGCCGCCTGGGCGCGCGGCAACACCCGGGCAGAAATCTTCGACGCGTTCAAGCGGCGCGAGGTCTATGCAACGACGGGACCGCGCATCGTGCTGCGGGTTTTCGCCGGTTACGATTTCACCGACAAGGACTGGGACGGCGACTGGGTCCGTTCCGGTTATACCCGCGGGGTTCCGATGGGCGGCGTGCTGGCCGACGATGGCCGTGCGCCGACTTTCCTGATCTCGGCGCTGAAGGACCCGGAAGGCGCCAATCTCGACCGGGTGCAGGTCGTCAAGGGCTGGGTCGATGCGAAAGGACAGCTGCAGGAACGCGTCTACGATGTCGCCTGGTCGGACCGAAAGGGCCGCCGCGCCGTCGACGGCAAGCTGGCCCCGGTCGGCGACACCGTCGATCGCAGGACCGCGACCTACGAGAACAGCATCGGCGCAGCGACGCTGAAAACGGCATGGACCGATCCCGACTACACCGTCGCTCAGAAAGCGTTCTACTACGTTCGCGTGCTCGAAATCCCGACCCCGCGCTGGACCCTGTTCGATGCCGTGCGCTTCGGCATCAAGCTGCCGCCCGAAGCGATGGCGGACGCGGTCGCGCAGGAACGCGCCTACAGCTCGCCGATCTGGGTCAAGCGCGTCGGCAGCGCAGCGGACGAAGCCTGA
- a CDS encoding phospholipase D-like domain-containing protein: MTNEPVAQSTSSEVAYHDPEPFEMTAQGLDLRFVPAGPDRLDTLVGLIDGANTRVRLCFYIFADDASGIRVRDALTRAAKRGVDVHLIIDGFGAEASKEFFRSLTDAGGSFHEFSAKWSRRYLIRNHQKIVLVDGKTAMIGGFNVQDAYFDTPDCNGWHDLGVVVRGEAVDMLAKWYDELNDWVCRPNAQFRAIRRKVREWNPGEGTVRLLIGGPTRGLSSWARCVGKDLAEGDRLDMVMAYFSPPKRLTRRIGRMASGDKARLVMAGKSDNAATIGATRSLYRYLLKRGADIHEFAPCKLHMKLIVIDDAVYIGSANFDMRSLYLNLELMLRIEDAALAARMREFIELHLPASKHVTVESHRAQNTLWNRIRWNLSWFLVSVVDYTVSRRLNLGL, encoded by the coding sequence ATGACGAACGAGCCCGTAGCGCAGAGCACTTCGAGCGAAGTCGCCTATCACGATCCCGAACCTTTCGAGATGACCGCCCAGGGCCTCGACCTGCGTTTCGTGCCGGCAGGCCCGGACCGGCTCGACACCCTGGTCGGCCTCATCGACGGCGCGAACACGCGCGTGAGGCTGTGCTTCTACATCTTCGCCGACGATGCCTCGGGTATCCGCGTGCGCGACGCGCTTACTCGGGCAGCAAAGCGCGGGGTCGACGTCCACCTCATCATCGACGGCTTCGGGGCGGAAGCATCGAAGGAGTTCTTCAGGTCGCTGACGGACGCGGGCGGCAGCTTTCACGAATTCAGCGCCAAGTGGAGTCGGCGCTACCTCATCCGCAACCATCAGAAGATCGTGTTGGTCGACGGCAAGACCGCGATGATCGGCGGCTTCAACGTCCAGGATGCCTATTTCGACACGCCCGATTGCAACGGCTGGCACGATCTGGGCGTCGTTGTCCGGGGCGAAGCGGTCGACATGCTGGCGAAGTGGTACGACGAGCTCAACGACTGGGTGTGCCGGCCGAATGCGCAGTTTCGCGCGATCCGCCGCAAGGTCAGGGAATGGAACCCGGGAGAAGGCACCGTCCGGCTGCTGATCGGCGGCCCGACGCGCGGTCTGTCGAGCTGGGCGCGCTGCGTCGGCAAGGACCTGGCAGAAGGTGACCGGCTGGACATGGTGATGGCCTATTTCTCCCCGCCCAAGCGCCTCACGCGGCGGATCGGCAGGATGGCGAGCGGCGACAAGGCGCGGCTTGTGATGGCGGGCAAATCGGACAATGCCGCCACCATCGGGGCGACCCGCTCGCTCTATCGTTATCTCCTCAAGCGCGGCGCGGACATCCACGAATTCGCGCCATGCAAGCTGCACATGAAGCTGATCGTGATCGACGATGCGGTCTATATCGGCAGCGCGAATTTCGACATGCGCAGCCTCTACCTCAATCTCGAGCTGATGCTGCGGATCGAGGATGCAGCGCTCGCCGCCCGCATGCGCGAATTCATCGAACTGCACCTGCCAGCCTCGAAACACGTCACCGTCGAAAGTCACCGTGCACAGAACACGCTGTGGAACCGCATCCGCTGGAACCTGTCGTGGTTCCTGGTGTCGGTCGTCGACTACACGGTCAGTCGCCGGCTCAACCTGGGCCTCTAG